From Thermomonas sp. XSG, one genomic window encodes:
- a CDS encoding DUF2249 domain-containing protein produces MKKLDLRALPAPEPLMQALAAADALQPGQALEVLTPLLPAPLLEALEARGLHWRSEPCADHGTWVAILRPAA; encoded by the coding sequence ATGAAGAAGCTGGATCTGCGCGCGCTGCCGGCACCGGAGCCGCTGATGCAGGCATTGGCCGCGGCCGATGCCCTGCAGCCGGGGCAGGCACTGGAAGTGCTGACGCCGCTGCTGCCCGCGCCGCTGCTGGAAGCGTTGGAGGCGCGCGGCCTGCACTGGCGCAGCGAGCCGTGCGCGGACCACGGCACCTGGGTGGCGATCCTGCGGCCCGCCGCCTGA
- a CDS encoding putative zinc-binding protein encodes MSKPLPLVYSCSGCSSAAQMANHLALQLDRAGAAEMSCIAGVGGGVAGLVRTARSRRPILALDGCVLRCVSACLANAGVVADTHLVLSDYGVKKRKHADFDGEQAEAVYLQQVLPAAQALGGQ; translated from the coding sequence ATGAGCAAACCGTTGCCCTTGGTGTATTCGTGTTCGGGCTGTTCCAGCGCGGCGCAGATGGCCAACCATCTGGCGCTGCAGCTGGATCGCGCCGGCGCGGCGGAAATGTCCTGCATCGCCGGCGTCGGTGGCGGCGTCGCCGGGCTGGTGCGCACCGCGCGCAGCCGGCGCCCGATCCTGGCGCTGGACGGCTGCGTGCTGCGCTGCGTCTCTGCCTGCCTGGCCAACGCCGGGGTGGTGGCCGACACCCATCTGGTGCTGTCCGACTACGGGGTGAAAAAGCGCAAGCACGCCGACTTCGATGGCGAACAGGCCGAAGCGGTCTATCTGCAGCAGGTACTGCCGGCGGCGCAGGCACTGGGGGGGCAATGA
- the nirK gene encoding copper-containing nitrite reductase, producing the protein MKPAVRYATLALAVAATLGLSACRIEQPNPAANGAVHKEDTGGSAKGDFGPPVGEPIQAVLTSPPLVPPATGRSQPAKVIVSLDVIEKDMEISEGVTYTFWTFGGTVPGSFIRVRQGDTVEFHLRNMPDSKMPHNIDLHGVTGPGGGAAASFTAPGHVSRFSFKALNAGLYVYHCATAPVGMHIANGMYGLILVEPPEGLPPVDREYYVMQGDFYTTGKYREKGHQGFNMEKAIDENPTYVLFNGMEGSMTGDKALKAKTGEKVRLYVGNGGPNLVSSFHVIGEIFDKVWYEGGTRYQENVQTTLIPAGGAAMMDFHMEVPGSYVLVDHSIFRAFNKGALAILQAEGKERKDIYSGKEVDAVYLGDQVAGTSRAPVSVAAASAKAGTLTKEEQIAAGKVVFAGTCSTCHGADGKGMEGVFPPLAGSDYIKANPKRLPEIILHGLVGPVKVNGKDYNSNMPPMSQLTDDEVANIATYVLNSWGNPGGQVSKAEAAAARAAKPANASDGH; encoded by the coding sequence ATGAAACCCGCAGTCCGGTATGCCACCCTGGCTTTGGCCGTCGCGGCCACTCTGGGCCTGTCAGCCTGCCGCATCGAGCAGCCGAACCCGGCCGCCAACGGTGCGGTCCACAAGGAAGACACCGGCGGCTCCGCCAAGGGCGATTTCGGCCCGCCGGTGGGCGAGCCGATCCAGGCCGTGCTCACCTCGCCGCCGCTGGTGCCGCCGGCAACCGGCCGCAGCCAGCCCGCCAAGGTGATCGTCTCGCTCGACGTGATCGAGAAGGACATGGAGATTTCCGAAGGCGTGACCTACACCTTCTGGACCTTCGGCGGCACGGTGCCGGGCAGCTTCATCCGCGTGCGCCAGGGCGACACGGTGGAATTCCACCTGCGCAACATGCCCGACAGCAAGATGCCCCACAACATCGACCTGCACGGCGTGACCGGCCCGGGTGGCGGCGCTGCCGCCAGCTTCACCGCGCCCGGCCACGTCAGCCGCTTCAGCTTCAAGGCGCTCAACGCCGGCCTGTACGTCTACCACTGCGCCACCGCGCCGGTGGGCATGCACATCGCCAACGGCATGTACGGCCTGATCCTGGTCGAGCCGCCGGAAGGCCTGCCGCCGGTGGATCGCGAGTACTACGTGATGCAGGGCGACTTCTACACCACCGGCAAGTACCGCGAGAAGGGCCACCAGGGCTTCAACATGGAGAAGGCCATCGACGAGAACCCGACCTACGTGCTGTTCAACGGCATGGAAGGCTCGATGACCGGCGACAAGGCGCTCAAGGCCAAGACCGGCGAAAAGGTTCGCCTGTACGTCGGCAACGGCGGCCCCAACCTGGTGTCCAGCTTCCACGTCATCGGCGAGATCTTCGACAAAGTCTGGTACGAAGGTGGCACCCGCTACCAGGAGAACGTGCAGACCACGCTGATCCCGGCCGGCGGTGCGGCGATGATGGACTTCCACATGGAAGTGCCCGGCAGCTACGTGCTGGTCGACCACAGCATCTTCCGCGCCTTCAACAAGGGTGCGCTGGCGATCCTCCAGGCCGAAGGCAAGGAGCGCAAGGACATCTACTCCGGCAAGGAAGTGGACGCGGTCTACCTGGGCGACCAGGTCGCCGGCACCAGCCGCGCACCGGTATCGGTGGCCGCTGCCTCCGCCAAGGCCGGCACGCTGACCAAGGAAGAGCAGATCGCGGCCGGCAAGGTGGTGTTCGCCGGCACCTGCTCCACCTGCCACGGCGCCGACGGCAAGGGCATGGAGGGCGTGTTCCCGCCGCTGGCCGGTTCGGACTACATCAAGGCCAATCCGAAGCGCCTGCCGGAGATCATCCTGCATGGCCTGGTCGGCCCGGTGAAGGTCAACGGCAAGGACTACAACTCCAACATGCCGCCGATGAGCCAGCTGACCGATGACGAAGTGGCCAACATCGCGACCTACGTGCTGAACAGCTGGGGCAACCCGGGTGGCCAGGTCAGCAAGGCCGAAGCCGCCGCCGCCCGCGCCGCCAAGCCGGCCAACGCCTCGGACGGTCACTAA
- a CDS encoding alginate export family protein, whose protein sequence is MISILVITLAAGFPLHAAEPPKAALEWDLRLRHEQVDDAGFGRDAAATTARLRAGLRLAPAAGWTVLLEGEGVAGAGNYNSGANGKSAFPTVLDPTGAELNQAWVGWKGAQGGVTVGRQRVALDNQRWVGAVGWRQNEQTFDALGAQWKPRVDLGVQYYWLDRVHRVAGDKAINRLARERDLDSHLLNLAWKHGAQQLVGYAYLHDDRDVASASTATYGLRWTGAAGQGGQGFGWTAEYARQTDHARNPADFGLDYWLLEPSWTQGRTTLRAGWERLGGNGAVAVQSPLATLHAFNGWDDQFGTTPAKGLEDRYLGAGGKFGRGRLDGKLAWALAWHDYRADIGGLRYGSEWNASLGFPLPGGLSGLVKLADYRADGFSRDNRKLWLQVEWRGARTLAP, encoded by the coding sequence GTGATTTCCATTCTTGTCATCACATTGGCCGCGGGCTTCCCGCTGCATGCAGCCGAGCCACCGAAGGCCGCACTGGAGTGGGATCTGCGCCTGCGCCACGAGCAGGTTGACGACGCCGGTTTCGGCCGCGACGCCGCTGCGACCACTGCACGCCTGCGTGCCGGCCTGCGGTTGGCGCCGGCGGCTGGCTGGACCGTCCTTCTCGAGGGCGAAGGCGTGGCCGGTGCCGGCAACTACAACAGTGGCGCCAACGGCAAGAGCGCATTCCCGACCGTGCTGGATCCGACCGGTGCCGAACTCAACCAGGCCTGGGTCGGCTGGAAGGGCGCGCAGGGCGGCGTTACCGTCGGCCGCCAGCGCGTCGCGCTGGACAACCAGCGCTGGGTGGGCGCGGTGGGCTGGCGGCAGAACGAACAGACCTTCGACGCGCTGGGCGCGCAGTGGAAGCCGCGCGTCGACCTGGGCGTGCAGTACTACTGGCTGGACCGGGTGCATCGGGTGGCTGGCGACAAGGCGATCAACCGGCTGGCGCGCGAGCGCGATCTCGACAGCCATCTGCTGAATCTCGCGTGGAAGCACGGCGCGCAGCAGCTGGTCGGTTATGCCTACCTGCACGACGACCGCGACGTCGCCTCCGCTTCCACCGCCACCTATGGCTTGCGTTGGACCGGTGCCGCCGGGCAGGGCGGACAGGGCTTCGGCTGGACTGCGGAATACGCGCGGCAGACGGATCATGCGCGCAATCCGGCCGATTTCGGTCTCGACTACTGGCTGCTGGAACCCAGCTGGACGCAGGGCAGGACCACGCTGCGCGCCGGCTGGGAGCGTCTCGGCGGCAATGGCGCGGTCGCCGTGCAGTCCCCGTTGGCCACGCTGCATGCCTTCAACGGATGGGACGACCAGTTCGGCACCACTCCGGCGAAGGGTCTGGAAGATCGCTACCTCGGCGCCGGCGGCAAGTTCGGCCGCGGCCGTCTCGACGGCAAGCTGGCTTGGGCGCTGGCATGGCACGACTACCGGGCCGATATCGGCGGCCTGCGCTACGGCAGCGAGTGGAACGCGTCGCTGGGCTTTCCCCTGCCGGGCGGCCTGAGCGGGCTGGTGAAGCTGGCCGACTACCGCGCCGACGGCTTCTCGCGCGACAACCGCAAACTCTGGTTGCAGGTGGAGTGGCGCGGCGCGCGGACGCTGGCGCCATGA
- a CDS encoding SCO family protein, producing MTLLPMKHLLRGIAATLLLGFAGLAGAAQPAPPLPGDSIYQLPLPLTDSQGQTRDWRTLRGKPRLVSMFYTSCQYICPLIIESGKAVERQLSPDQQKRLGVLLVSMDPARDTPPALKKVVDQRKLDLARWTLAAPPADDVRSVAAVLGIRYRQLADGEFNHSSMLILVDANGRILARTEKIGSQPDPEFVAAVRKAVGG from the coding sequence ATGACACTGCTCCCGATGAAACATCTGTTGCGCGGCATTGCCGCTACCCTCCTGCTCGGCTTCGCCGGTCTGGCCGGCGCCGCCCAGCCCGCGCCACCGCTGCCGGGGGATTCGATCTACCAGCTGCCGCTGCCACTCACCGACAGCCAGGGCCAGACGCGCGACTGGCGCACCCTGCGTGGCAAACCGAGGCTGGTGTCGATGTTCTACACCTCCTGCCAGTACATCTGCCCGTTGATCATCGAATCCGGCAAGGCGGTCGAACGCCAGCTCAGCCCGGACCAGCAGAAGCGGCTGGGTGTGCTGCTGGTCAGCATGGATCCGGCCCGCGATACCCCGCCCGCACTGAAGAAGGTGGTTGACCAGCGCAAGCTGGATCTCGCCCGCTGGACGCTGGCGGCACCGCCGGCGGATGACGTGCGCTCGGTGGCCGCGGTGCTCGGCATCCGCTATCGCCAGCTGGCCGACGGCGAGTTCAACCACAGCAGCATGCTGATCCTGGTGGATGCCAACGGTCGCATCCTCGCCCGCACCGAGAAGATCGGCAGCCAGCCGGACCCGGAGTTCGTCGCCGCCGTGCGCAAGGCCGTGGGCGGCTGA
- a CDS encoding SCP2 sterol-binding domain-containing protein: MTMRERTPGLTPVRLAIDGVDDGLVLLLAARARLARLAGRLKAGAGVQGRDDARERRVRQRAETLAGVLGVAPETASGVLALAIGDACRAQGLQSDLDQGAGPGDGRMIATIMHTHPDSAPAPAHPLLRLVPPPRRIAPLLRVLPRSTQKRLLERAMAKVLAAPMADGTLEFMAGRRLGIEVSDLGLRWVVELQGQQLVVVDAPAEATVRGTATDLLLLAGRLEDADTLFFQRRLVLTGDVELGLTARNMLDRLPWETVPLGLRIALNRGARFARAARGAHRAKA, translated from the coding sequence ATGACGATGCGTGAACGGACGCCGGGATTGACGCCGGTTCGGCTGGCCATCGACGGCGTGGACGACGGGCTGGTGCTGCTGCTGGCGGCGCGCGCGCGGCTGGCGCGGCTGGCCGGGCGGCTCAAGGCCGGGGCTGGCGTGCAGGGGCGCGACGATGCCCGCGAACGGCGCGTCCGCCAGCGCGCGGAAACGCTGGCCGGCGTGCTGGGGGTGGCGCCGGAAACCGCCAGCGGGGTGCTGGCGCTGGCGATTGGTGATGCCTGCCGCGCGCAGGGCCTGCAATCTGATCTGGATCAAGGAGCGGGCCCCGGCGATGGCCGCATGATCGCGACCATCATGCATACCCATCCCGATTCGGCGCCGGCCCCGGCGCATCCCCTGCTGCGGCTGGTGCCGCCGCCGCGCCGCATCGCGCCGCTGCTGCGGGTGCTGCCGCGCTCCACCCAGAAGCGCCTGCTTGAACGCGCGATGGCGAAGGTATTGGCTGCGCCGATGGCCGATGGCACGCTCGAGTTCATGGCCGGCCGTCGCTTGGGCATCGAGGTCAGCGACCTTGGCCTGCGCTGGGTGGTGGAACTGCAGGGCCAGCAGCTGGTGGTGGTGGATGCCCCCGCCGAGGCCACCGTGCGCGGCACCGCCACCGACCTGTTGCTGCTGGCCGGCCGGCTGGAGGATGCCGACACCCTGTTCTTCCAGCGCCGGCTGGTGCTGACCGGCGACGTCGAGCTGGGCCTGACCGCGCGCAACATGCTGGACCGGCTGCCGTGGGAAACGGTGCCGCTGGGCCTGCGCATCGCCCTCAACCGCGGCGCTCGCTTCGCCCGCGCCGCACGTGGCGCCCATCGCGCGAAAGCCTGA
- a CDS encoding DUF4010 domain-containing protein: MMADLDILRGLAVALGLGLLVGVERERRRDDDGHGVAGVRTFALIGLAGAIAERIGGIGIALGGAFVVLAALAGYRASRGRDPGLTTETAMLLVFLLGVLAMRELVLAAGLGVAVTLLLAMKTRAHHFVHQVLTDQELHDALLLAAAATVVLPLLPDRAIDPWEVLNPRKLWLLAVIVMAISALGHVARRAFGVRDGLLLAGFAGGFASSSATIASMGARARNEPALASACAGAGMMSNVSTVVQLGVVVGLLSPPLLGRLWPALLVSGVVVAAFALAAVRAARDVSGDPALATGRAFEPKQALLFVAIVAVVMLAAAALQAWLGNAALGAVLAVSGFADTHSAAASAAQLHATGHIEPRAAMSGIALALTTNSITKLGLAWVSGGRGYALRLLPGIVAMLLAFVLALRLL; this comes from the coding sequence ATGATGGCGGACCTGGACATTTTGCGTGGGCTGGCCGTGGCCTTGGGCCTCGGCCTGCTGGTGGGCGTGGAGCGCGAGCGGCGGCGCGACGACGATGGTCACGGCGTGGCCGGGGTGCGTACGTTCGCGCTGATCGGGCTGGCGGGGGCGATCGCCGAGCGCATCGGCGGCATCGGGATCGCGCTGGGGGGCGCCTTCGTGGTGCTGGCGGCGCTTGCCGGTTATCGCGCCAGCCGCGGCCGCGACCCGGGCCTGACCACCGAAACCGCAATGCTGCTGGTGTTCCTGCTGGGCGTGCTGGCGATGCGCGAGCTGGTGCTGGCGGCGGGCCTTGGCGTGGCGGTAACGCTGCTGCTGGCGATGAAGACGCGCGCCCACCACTTCGTCCACCAGGTGCTTACCGACCAGGAACTGCACGATGCGCTGCTGCTGGCGGCGGCCGCGACCGTGGTGCTGCCGCTGCTGCCGGATCGCGCCATCGACCCGTGGGAAGTGCTCAATCCGCGCAAGCTGTGGCTGCTGGCGGTGATCGTGATGGCGATCAGCGCGCTGGGCCATGTGGCCAGGCGGGCATTCGGCGTGCGCGACGGGCTGCTGCTGGCCGGCTTTGCCGGTGGCTTCGCCTCCAGTTCCGCCACCATCGCCAGCATGGGTGCGCGGGCGCGCAATGAACCCGCGTTGGCCAGTGCCTGCGCCGGTGCCGGGATGATGTCCAACGTCAGTACCGTGGTGCAGCTGGGCGTGGTGGTGGGGCTGCTGTCGCCGCCGCTGCTGGGCCGGCTGTGGCCGGCCCTGCTGGTCTCCGGGGTGGTGGTGGCCGCATTCGCCCTTGCTGCCGTCCGCGCTGCGCGTGACGTATCGGGGGATCCTGCGCTTGCGACCGGGCGTGCGTTCGAGCCGAAACAGGCGTTGCTGTTCGTGGCGATCGTGGCGGTGGTGATGCTGGCCGCGGCCGCGCTGCAGGCATGGTTGGGCAATGCCGCGCTGGGCGCGGTGCTGGCGGTTTCCGGCTTTGCGGACACCCATTCGGCGGCGGCGTCGGCGGCGCAGCTCCATGCCACCGGTCACATCGAGCCACGGGCGGCGATGTCGGGCATCGCGCTGGCACTGACCACCAATTCGATCACCAAGCTGGGCCTAGCCTGGGTCAGCGGCGGCCGCGGCTATGCGCTGCGGCTGCTGCCCGGCATCGTCGCCATGCTGCTGGCGTTCGTGCTGGCCCTGCGGTTGCTGTGA
- a CDS encoding formylglycine-generating enzyme family protein, with protein MRKRLTAPLLVLGLVVLPLAGLAAGVVAGRYAGLPGGQFKSVLRYEDAKNGVRIKPFALMRKPVTNAEFQAFLKRHPEWRRDRVSSVFAEARYLSHWAGPDTLGPNALPDRPVVWVSWFAADAYCSWLGARLPTWNEWEYAAAADETHRDARQDPAWRERILGWYSRSSREALPRVGMQAPNAYGVHDLHGLVWEWTEDASSLMVDSDNRTQGDPDKGKFCGAGALSMDDRENYAVMMRVAMLSSLEGRDATANMGFRCARSAP; from the coding sequence ATGCGCAAACGGCTGACCGCCCCGCTTCTCGTTCTGGGCCTCGTCGTCCTGCCCCTCGCCGGCCTCGCGGCCGGCGTGGTGGCAGGGCGGTACGCCGGGCTGCCGGGCGGCCAGTTCAAGTCTGTACTGCGCTACGAGGACGCCAAGAACGGCGTGCGCATCAAGCCGTTCGCGCTGATGCGCAAGCCGGTGACCAACGCCGAGTTCCAGGCCTTCCTGAAGCGCCATCCGGAGTGGCGGCGCGACCGGGTGTCGAGCGTCTTCGCCGAAGCCCGCTACCTCTCGCACTGGGCCGGGCCGGATACGCTCGGCCCTAATGCCCTGCCCGATCGCCCGGTGGTCTGGGTCAGCTGGTTCGCGGCCGATGCCTATTGCAGCTGGCTGGGCGCGCGCCTGCCCACCTGGAACGAATGGGAATATGCCGCCGCGGCGGATGAAACCCACCGCGATGCCCGCCAGGATCCCGCCTGGCGCGAACGCATCCTCGGCTGGTACTCGCGCTCGTCGCGGGAAGCCCTGCCCAGGGTTGGCATGCAGGCGCCAAACGCCTACGGCGTGCACGACCTGCACGGGCTGGTCTGGGAATGGACCGAGGACGCTTCCTCATTGATGGTCGACAGCGACAACCGCACCCAGGGCGACCCCGACAAGGGCAAGTTCTGCGGCGCTGGCGCGCTGTCGATGGACGACCGCGAGAATTACGCGGTGATGATGCGGGTGGCGATGCTGTCTTCGCTGGAAGGCCGCGACGCCACCGCCAACATGGGATTCCGTTGCGCCAGGAGCGCACCATGA
- the nadA gene encoding quinolinate synthase NadA: protein MNASVAPSWHPALEARHAPLVEKLERLIPCMEVPLHLPWIDAILELKRQRGAVIMAHSYQSPEIFHGVADVTGDSLALAQAAADCDSDLIVLCGVHFMAESAKILAPDKTVLIPDLEAGCSLAASITAADVRALRAQHPGTPVVSYVNTSAAVKAESDACCTSANAAQVVEAIAAEFGVDKVIFLPDRYLGAWVAQQTGIELVLWNGVCEVHEKFTAMEARHTRERFDAKIVAHPECAPEVLAEADFVGSTSAMGQWLAKEKPSRVAMITECSMADNLRNQFPQVEFIKPCNLCPHMKRITLPNIHACLRDLKHEVTVPEDVAIAARLALARMLAVGRRDRV from the coding sequence ATGAACGCATCCGTCGCGCCGTCCTGGCATCCCGCACTCGAAGCGCGCCACGCGCCGCTGGTCGAGAAGCTCGAACGCCTGATCCCGTGCATGGAGGTGCCGCTGCACCTGCCGTGGATCGACGCCATCCTGGAGCTCAAGCGCCAGCGCGGCGCAGTGATCATGGCGCACAGCTACCAGTCGCCGGAGATCTTCCACGGCGTGGCCGATGTCACCGGCGATTCGCTGGCGCTGGCGCAGGCCGCGGCCGACTGCGACAGTGACCTGATCGTGCTGTGCGGCGTCCACTTCATGGCCGAGAGCGCCAAGATCCTCGCCCCGGACAAGACCGTGCTGATCCCGGACCTGGAAGCCGGCTGTTCGCTGGCCGCATCGATCACGGCCGCCGACGTGCGCGCGCTGCGTGCGCAGCACCCGGGCACGCCGGTGGTCAGCTACGTCAACACCAGCGCGGCGGTGAAGGCCGAGTCCGACGCCTGCTGCACTTCCGCCAACGCGGCGCAGGTGGTGGAGGCGATCGCCGCCGAGTTCGGCGTGGACAAGGTGATCTTCCTGCCGGACCGCTACCTCGGTGCGTGGGTGGCGCAGCAGACCGGCATCGAGCTGGTGCTGTGGAACGGCGTGTGCGAGGTGCACGAGAAGTTCACCGCGATGGAGGCGCGCCACACCCGCGAGCGCTTCGACGCGAAGATCGTGGCGCACCCGGAATGCGCGCCGGAGGTGCTGGCCGAGGCCGATTTCGTCGGCTCGACCAGCGCGATGGGGCAATGGTTGGCGAAGGAAAAGCCGTCGCGGGTGGCGATGATCACCGAGTGCTCGATGGCCGACAACCTGCGCAACCAGTTCCCGCAGGTCGAGTTCATCAAGCCCTGCAACCTGTGCCCGCACATGAAGCGGATCACCTTGCCCAACATCCATGCCTGCCTGCGCGACCTCAAGCACGAGGTGACCGTGCCCGAGGACGTGGCGATTGCCGCGCGGCTCGCGCTGGCGCGGATGCTGGCGGTGGGGCGTCGCGACCGCGTGTGA